In the genome of Quercus robur chromosome 3, dhQueRobu3.1, whole genome shotgun sequence, one region contains:
- the LOC126716818 gene encoding ABC transporter I family member 20, with product MGLKQSEMSEPMIEINGLKFTYPGIDGHPPPGSTPLIEDFSLSLHSGDRCLLVGSNGAGKTTILKILGGKHMVEPHMVRILGRSAFHDTTLTSSGDLSYLGGEWKREVAFAGFEVAIQMDVSAEKMIYGVAGIDPQRRDELIKVLDINLSWRMHKVSDGQRRRVQICMGLLKPFKVLLLDEITVDLDVLARADLLKFLRKECEERGATIIYATHIFDGLENWPSHIVYVAHGKLQLAMPMDKVKEISKLSLMRTVESWLRKERDEERERRKQRKACGLPEFEKQIEGSRVTGDPARVATRALNNGWAAGRLHSTIAGEENFVLSSNRVLR from the exons ATGGGTTTGAAGCAAAGTGAAATGTCAGAGCCAATGATAGAGATCAACGGTCTGAAATTCACGTACCCGGGAATCGACGGTCATCCTCCGCCGGGTTCCACTCCTTTGATCgaagatttctctctctctcttcactccGGTGATCGCTGCCTCCTTGTTGGATCCAATGGCGCTG GGAAAACGACAATTCTGAAGATATTGGGAGGGAAGCACATGGTTGAACCCCATATGGTCCGCATACTTGGAAGATCGGCATTTCATGACACCACATTGACTTCTTCTGGTGATCTCAGCTATCTTGGTGGCGAG TGGAAGCGAGAAGTTGCTTTTGCCGGATTTGAGGTTGCAATACAAATGGATGTTTCTGCAGAAAAAATGATATATGGAGTTGCGGGTATTGATCCTCAAAGAAGAGATGAGTTAATTAAG GTACTGGATATCAATCTATCATGGAGGATGCACAAGGTATCTGACGGTCAGAGAAGACGAGTGCAAATCTGTATGGGTCTTCTCAAGCCATTCAAG GTCCTTCTTCTTGATGAGATAACAGTTGACCTTGATGTTCTAGCAAGGGCCGACCTTCTGAAGTTTCTAAGAAAGGAGTGTGAAGAGCGAGGTGCCACAATCATCTATGCAACACATATATTTGATGGCCTAGAGAACTGGCCATCTCATATA GTTTATGTGGCTCATGGGAAGTTGCAATTAGCAATGCCTATGGATAAAGTCAAGGAAATCAGCAAACTGTCActaatg AGAACAGTTGAAAGTTGGCTGAGGAAAGAACGAGAtgaggagagggagagaaggaaacAGAGAAAAGCATGTGGACTTCCagaatttgagaaacaaattgAAGGAAGTCGTGTGACTGGTGATCCAGCCCGTGTTGCCACTCGAGCGCTTAACAATGGTTGGGCAGCAGGCCGGTTGCATTCCACCATTGCCGGAGAAGAGAACTTTGTTTTAAGCTCAAATAGAGTTCTGAGATAG
- the LOC126719134 gene encoding putative pentatricopeptide repeat-containing protein At1g12700, mitochondrial: protein MGKSTSSLVSVYSRLIIRGSLPFHAFTYSTNNISSRRENAKIPNQNRNQFLKSVRDHCKCRTFKNLDHALDLFDKMLHMHPLPSIVDFSRMFGSIARMKLYPVVITLIRDMGSFGITLNVCTLNVLINCYCHLNRVDFGFSVLATILKLGYQPDHVTLNTLLKGLCLQGNVSGAVRLVEEMENKGYQPDVITVGTIVNGLCKIGETGAAIRLLRTVEKGNFESNVVLYSTIIDSLCKDKLVTEASNLLSEMMSKGIQPNIVTYNCLIQGLCNFGRWREAATLLNEMTQRKTIPDVYTFNILVDTLCKEGMLTKAKEVFTEMVQRGIEPNSVTYNSLIDGYCLQNKMDDAIKAFNTMVERGCLPDVFSYSILINGYCKSKKIDEAMRLFHEMSNKGIIPNVVTYNTLMGGFCQVKRPQAALELFHNMQAFGQHPNPQTYAILLDGLLKNKQIVEALALFQEMEDKGLKHNTLIYYNILIDGFCIVRKLTTARKIFYSLPNKGLQPDVPTYNIMIKGLCQEGLIDEACELLEKMEGNGCSPNDRTCNRIIQGLLQHSETSKATKYLHIMVDKGFSANATTASMLVDMVSSNQVDKNILEFLRASLPPNR, encoded by the coding sequence ATGGGTAAATCAACATCCTCTCTTGTTTCTGTATACAGTCGTTTGATTATTAGAGGAAGCCTTCCATTTCATGCTTTTACTTATTCTACTAATAATATTAGCAGTAGAAGAGAAAATGCAAAAATCCCTAATCAGAATCGGAATCAGTTTTTGAAATCTGTGAGAGATCACTGCAAATGTAGAACCTTTAAGAATCTTGATCATGCCTTAGacctgtttgataaaatgcttcACATGCACCCTTTGCCTTCCATTGTGGATTTTAGTCGCATGTTTGGTTCCATTGCAAGAATGAAGCTTTACCCCGTAGTCATTACTCTAATTAGAGATATGGGATCCTTTGGAATTACTCTCAATGTTTGTACTCTCAATGTTTTGATTAATTGTTACTGCCATTTGAACCGGGTCGATTTTGGGTTCTCTGTCTTAGcaacaattttgaaacttggttATCAACCAGACCATGTAACCCTAAACACTCTTCTTAAAGGTCTCTGTCTTCAAGGTAATGTTTCTGGAGCTGTGAGGTTGGTAGAAGAAATGGAGAACAAAGGGTATCAACCTGATGTGATTACTGTTGGGACAATAGTAAACGGTCTGTGTAAGATTGGGGAGACTGGTGCAGCTATTAGGTTGCTAAGGACAGTAGAAAAAGGGAATTTTGAATCTAATGTGGTGCTGTATAGCACGATCATTGACAGTTTATGTAAGGACAAATTGGTAACTGAGGCTTCAAACCTTTTGTCTGAAATGATGAGTAAAGGCATTCAGCCAAACATTGTCACTTACAATTGCTTAATTCAAGGACTATGCAATTTTGGCCGGTGGAGGGAGGCTGCCACTTTGTTGAATGAGATGACGCAAAGGAAGACCATTCCAGATGTGTACACCTTTAACATTTTGGTGGACACACTTTGCAAGGAAGGGATGTTGACAAAGGCAAAAGAAGTTTTTACTGAAATGGTTCAAAGAGGCATTGAGCCTAATTCCGTCACTTATAACTCTCTGATTGACGGTTACTGTTTGCAAAACAAAATGGATGATGCTATCAAAGCATTTAATACGATGGTTGAGAGGGGTTGTTTGCCTGATGTGTTTAGCTATAGCATATTGATAAATGGATAttgcaaaagtaaaaaaattgatgagGCAATGCGTCTCTTTCATGAAATGTCCAACAAAGGAATTATTCCTAATGTTGTGACTTACAACACTCTTATGGGTGGCTTTTGCCAAGTAAAGAGACCCCAAGCTGCGCTTGAGCTATTCCATAACATGCAAGCTTTTGGCCAACATCCAAATCCCCAGACCTATGCCATCTTGTTAGATGGCCTTCTTAAGAATAAACAAATCGTTGAGGCATTGGCATTGTTTCAAGAGATGGAAGACAAAGGGCTGAAGCATAATACTTTGATTTATTACAACATCTTGATTGATGGTTTTTGTATTGTCAGGAAGCTTACAACTGCAAGAAAAATCTTTTATAGTCTCCCTAACAAAGGATTGCAGCCTGATGTTCCAACTTACAATATTATGATCAAGGGGCTGTGCCAAGAAGGACTAATAGATGAAGCATGTGAGTTGCTTGAGAAAATGGAAGGGAATGGTTGCTCACCTAACGATCGCACATGTAACAGAATTATCCAAGGGTTACTGCAACATAGTGAGACATCAAAGGCGACAAAATATCTCCATATAATGGTTGACAAGGGATTTTCAGCAAATGCGACCACTGCAAGCATGTTAGTTGACATGGTGTCATCTAATCAAGTGGATAAGAACATTCTAGAGTTTCTTCGTGCCTCCCTCCCTCCCAATAGATAA